A single genomic interval of Eurosta solidaginis isolate ZX-2024a chromosome 3, ASM4086904v1, whole genome shotgun sequence harbors:
- the LOC137243538 gene encoding WW domain-binding protein 11, translating to MPVHARVGMGHSIGPVRMGPKKMGMGPGPAFVSRPTALSPGPAFAGRPPATPAVGPAFRPPGQTPGSVARPPPPSQVNVNVNSAPRTVVNEVIVGGPPPLLPAAGLILGTSLVAGAVMGAAAASALSGPREVIVTAPPPQPSTVIVNTPGVQQQEAASSTVVVNSGAQVTAPPPTTTVVVENGGQRPQASTVLTETVVIPPRQNSCCCCVLL from the coding sequence atgcccGTACATGCACGTGTTGGCATGGGTCACTCTATCGGACCAGTACGTATGGGCCCAAAAAAAATGGGCATGGGGCCTGGTCCAGCTTTCGTAAGTCGTCCAACTGCGCTTTCGCCTGGACCAGCTTTTGCAGGCCGACCACCTGCCACACCTGCCGTTGGACCAGCCTTTCGTCCACCAGGTCAAACACCTGGATCTGTTGCACGTCCACCACCACCATCTCAAGTAAATGTGAATGTCAATTCAGCACCACGTACAGTAGTTAATGAAGTTATTGTTGGTGGGCCGCCACCTTTGCTACCCGCCGCCGGATTAATACTTGGCACCTCTTTGGTTGCTGGCGCAGTAATGGGCGCTGCAGCAGCGTCAGCTCTTTCTGGACCAAGAGAAGTAATTGTAACTGCACCACCACCGCAGCCATCCACAGTGATTGTGAATACACCGGGAGTACAGCAACAAGAAGCAGCATCGTCAACTGTGGTTGTAAACTCAGGTGCACAAGTAACAgcgccaccaccaacaacaacagttgTGGTGGAGAATGGAGGCCAGCGACCACAGGCATCAACAGTGCTGACAGAAACAGTAGTTATACCGCCAAGACAGAATAGTTGTTGCTGTTGCGTATTATTATGA